TTGCCGGGGGCAGCCCGGCGGCTGATTACCTTTCTTGCTTTGCCAAGAAAGGTAATCCAAAGAAGGCAACCCCCATCCACCGCCCCTTCGGGGTCCCCTGCGCTGCTCGTCAAGCCGGGCGGCTGCGCAACTCGCGCTACGCGCTCAGACAGTGCTCGCCGACTGCCCCCGGCTTGGCTGTGCTGCTCGGCGGTGGACCGAGGGGAGAAAGAACAACACCATCCCATCCCTGGCCCTTCCCTTGAAGGGAAGGGTGCTCCCTCACTCAATACGCGCCATCGCGATGGCATGTTTTTCGGAACGCCGAGCGTTGAATTGCCACCCAACTTCCCCTCTGCGCCGCTTCGGGTTGGCAGGCGGATTGGGGGATGTCGGCTGCGCCCTGTTTGAGCTCCGCGACAGCCCGCGTCTTGTGCGGGCTGTTAGGGCGAGTTGCGCAGACGCCCAATTTGCCTGACAAGCCGAAGGAACCCGAAGGGCGGCGCAGCGGGGTGCCTTTTTCTTTGGTGCCTTTCTTTTGGGCAAGCAAAAGAAAGATACCCGCTGCCGGGCGGCCCCGGCACCCAATCAACCATGCGCAAAGCGCATTCAAACTAGCCGCCCAAACCTACCCCAGAAAAGCCTCCTTAGGCCCCAGATAATCCAGCTCCTCCCGGCTGCTCTCCCGTGCCAATATCGCATTGCGATGCGGAAACCGCCCAAACCTTCGTATCAGCTCGCGGTGGTGCCAGGCAAAGCGCAAATTCCCTTCCAGCCCAGCCTGTTCGAACATCATCACAGACAAATCCTGATCGGCAAGATGCTCGCTGTGCATCAGCGGCATGTACAGGAAACTCAAGCGCCCGGGAGCAATCTCCCTGTCGTAGCCTTTGGCAATGGCCAATTTGCAGGCTTCGACCGCCTGCTGCTCGGTTGAGAAACTTCTGGCTTCGCCGCGAAACATGTTGAGCGGCAGCTGATCGAGCACGATCACCAGCGCCAGGCAGCCTTCCGGGCTGTGCTTCCAGTCATCCAGCCGCCCTTCCGCAACCGCACACCATAGCGGCTCATACTTGGCGCAGATTTCCGCATCGAGTTGCGGCGTGGAAGAAAACCAGCGCGAGGCCATGGGTTCCGAATACCAGAATTGGAGAACATCGTCGGGGCTGATTGCCGGGATATCGGGATCGTCTTGCATTGCCGCCATGATCAAACCTCCACCAGCACCGGGCCGGGGAAAATCAGCGCGCAGTGGATTTTTTTGCCTGAAAACACGCTTTCCATGGCGCTACGGTATTCGCGCATCTGCCCCAGATAGGGAGCAGCCAGGGCTTCTGGGTCGCCGCCGGAAGCCCCGGTCTTGTAGTCCAGCACCCACACGCTGTCGTCAAATTCAACCAGGCGGTCGAGGCGCCGCAGCTCTCCGCCCGCGCCCTGATAGGCAAGT
This genomic stretch from Sulfuricella sp. harbors:
- a CDS encoding DUF924 family protein, whose product is MAAMQDDPDIPAISPDDVLQFWYSEPMASRWFSSTPQLDAEICAKYEPLWCAVAEGRLDDWKHSPEGCLALVIVLDQLPLNMFRGEARSFSTEQQAVEACKLAIAKGYDREIAPGRLSFLYMPLMHSEHLADQDLSVMMFEQAGLEGNLRFAWHHRELIRRFGRFPHRNAILARESSREELDYLGPKEAFLG